Part of the Spinacia oleracea cultivar Varoflay chromosome 5, BTI_SOV_V1, whole genome shotgun sequence genome, aatcaagtgcgtcgcagatttactaatctgcgacgcaaataactctggggggcatcctagagtcatttgcgtcgcagtttaataaagctgcgacgcaaatgtgttttgatttttttttttcgaattcgcgCTCACGCTTAATTGCTTTCAAGCTTCATTCTGACTTAGGTTTTGCTCGACAAACAACCAACACTGCTTCACTCCCAAACGAAACCAAACACCAACACTGCTAGAGTCTCACCGGCGGCTTCACCCTGCCGTCGTTGCTTCACTGCCGCCTTCCGTGCCTTCCGCCGTTTCTTCACTGCGCTGCCCCTTCACTGCGCTGCACTTCACTGCTTCACTCCTTCTTGCTGTACTCCCTTTTTAGAGCCGCCGCCCACGGCCAAGGAAGTCGTCCACGCTGCCGCCCACTCACTCCTTCACGCCGCCGCCCACTCACTCCTTCACGCCGCCGCCCACTCAGCCGCCCTTGTTCATTGTAGTCTCTCCTCTCTTaggtattgaattttaattttgatatttattgaattttaattgtgcattttaattttaattgtggacatcatacctcaggtaaacaagcctacaagtaaagagcctaaagggaaagggaacaaagggaaagagatagtggttgggggaagtggaacaaaagcgtccaacactaaatcaaaaacctatttccttgaaaattataaagtgcaaaatttgagtggtaagtgcaatgtgatgaaaactatgatgttgggattaaaagaaggggagcacgttaaggtacattgcactaaaaggacattcaatatggaaaaggactttgaaattagtgtcaccgttgaagacaccgatcaacttctctcgggagcatggctcaatatatcaataatacaagtttttgctacgtgagttacctaaattcatattttgcccctaaatttgatttttatgattgtcttaacgttcttacactctatattatagggctttgagtgagttgtgttttcacgatgattgtcaccccaatagtattggattcatgtgcccggagatgatctcggccaccatgttaaagtccgatgcagatcgaattctattgtacatgacgaggtccatgagtgcacttagttctaagacattcatcttatgtccatactacgaaaagtatgaaaattactttgaacttcgtttttaattgattgttataaatttaacttttttttttctaactacatacgtttattgtttgtatgtaggagtcactggatgcttttagttctttgcttgtctaaacgtgaggtctacatatttgattctcaacagaagaagagaaatttgatgattaaggagccactaaacaagtaagtaaagtatgcatatgaaaatgccatttttgccaaaatttttgccttaggttctttagttcaaagttgggttcgaaaacatcatttttgcctaaaaatgacctaggacgacccaattagccttaaatgtgaaataatagattgtaaagggacttagaaagttataactatgcatatgagacgtgtaataagtttgaaaacattccttaggttctttg contains:
- the LOC130461255 gene encoding ubiquitin-like-specific protease 1; translation: MEKDFEISVTVEDTDQLLSGAWLNISIIQVFATALSELCFHDDCHPNSIGFMCPEMISATMLKSDADRILLYMTRSMSALSSKTFILCPYYEKSHWMLLVLCLSKREVYIFDSQQKKRNLMIKEPLNNAFRSYKRLGGQSKGTKLTWIPAQCAQQPGSLDCGYYVMRFMYDIIMNHGNSQDLTKDFSRTLPYSAEEINEVKDFWADYFMNNVEFLA